In Aestuariibaculum lutulentum, one DNA window encodes the following:
- a CDS encoding NAD(P)/FAD-dependent oxidoreductase, whose protein sequence is MNIPRTSFPRVVIIGGGFAGVSLAKKLSKQEVQVVLLDKHNYHTFQPLLYQVSTGGLEPDSIAYPIRKILKDFPNFHFRLANVEEINTEAKKVITDIGTLKFDYLVVASGSKTNYFGNTEIEKNSMAMKTIPQSLNLRSLILENFEDALLTSDLNERNALMNFVIVGGGPTGVELAGALAEIKKGILPKDYPDLDTRMAQIHIIQSGDCVLKGMSDKASAKAEDFLEKLGVHIWKNVRVTNYDGKSVTTNSDLTFETATLIWAAGVKGATIKGLDASEFITRGNRILVNEFNQVKGFNHIFAVGDVAFMETEEYPEGFPMMAQPAIQQGKQLGENMLRLIEGKPMKPFEYKDKGAMATIGRNKAVVDLPRFKFQGVLAWYVWMFVHLFFLIGFRNRMVVFVNWVYNYIRFDREARLIITPFKRTLKSKF, encoded by the coding sequence ATGAACATACCCAGAACAAGTTTTCCCCGAGTTGTAATTATAGGCGGTGGTTTTGCAGGCGTATCACTGGCAAAAAAGTTATCAAAGCAGGAAGTACAGGTGGTTTTGTTGGATAAGCATAATTACCACACGTTTCAACCATTACTATATCAGGTATCTACCGGCGGACTTGAACCCGATTCTATTGCTTATCCTATTCGTAAAATTCTAAAAGACTTCCCTAATTTTCATTTTAGACTGGCAAATGTTGAAGAAATAAATACAGAAGCTAAAAAAGTAATCACCGATATCGGAACTTTAAAATTCGATTATTTGGTGGTCGCTTCAGGTTCTAAAACCAATTATTTTGGAAATACTGAAATAGAAAAGAACAGTATGGCGATGAAAACCATACCACAATCTTTAAATTTAAGGAGTTTAATTCTTGAAAATTTTGAAGATGCTTTATTGACTTCAGATTTAAATGAACGCAATGCCCTTATGAATTTCGTAATTGTGGGCGGCGGACCAACAGGAGTAGAGTTGGCGGGTGCATTGGCGGAAATTAAGAAAGGGATTCTTCCTAAAGATTATCCCGATTTAGATACACGTATGGCTCAAATTCACATCATTCAATCTGGCGATTGTGTGTTAAAAGGGATGAGTGATAAGGCATCAGCTAAAGCAGAAGACTTTTTAGAAAAACTTGGTGTGCATATCTGGAAAAATGTACGTGTAACCAATTACGACGGGAAATCGGTAACAACAAATTCCGATTTAACTTTTGAGACTGCGACTTTAATCTGGGCAGCAGGTGTGAAGGGAGCAACCATAAAAGGTTTGGATGCTTCTGAATTTATAACCAGAGGAAACCGAATTTTGGTTAATGAGTTTAATCAGGTAAAGGGATTCAATCATATTTTTGCAGTAGGAGATGTAGCCTTTATGGAAACTGAAGAGTACCCTGAAGGATTCCCAATGATGGCGCAGCCGGCTATTCAGCAAGGAAAACAATTGGGTGAAAATATGTTGAGGCTAATTGAAGGGAAACCTATGAAGCCTTTTGAGTATAAAGATAAAGGAGCTATGGCAACTATTGGTAGAAATAAAGCTGTGGTCGATTTGCCAAGGTTTAAATTTCAAGGAGTTTTAGCATGGTATGTTTGGATGTTTGTGCACTTGTTTTTTCTAATAGGATTTAGAAACCGAATGGTTGTTTTTGTTAACTGGGTTTATAACTACATACGT
- the lpdA gene encoding dihydrolipoyl dehydrogenase, producing MSKYDIIVLGSGPGGYVTAIRASQLGFKTAIVEKENLGGVCLNWGCIPTKALLKSAQVFEYLKHAEDYGLKVKEAEHDFDAVVKRSRGVAEGMSKGVQFLMKKNKIDVINGYGTLKPGKKVDVDGTEYSADHIIIATGARSRELPSLPQDGKKVIGYREAMTLPEQPKKMIVVGSGAIGVEFAYFYNSMGTEVTIVEYLPNIVPVEDEDVSKQLERSFKKSGINIMTSAEVTKVDTSGDGVKATVKTAKGEEVLEADIILSAVGIKTNIENIGLEDVGIVVDRDKILVNSFYQTNIPGYYAIGDVTPGQALAHVASAEGILCVEKIAGQHVEALDYGNIPGCTYATPEIASVGLTEKQAKEKGYEVKIGKFPFSASGKASAGGNKDGFVKVIFDAKYGEWLGCHMIGAGVTDMIAEAVVARKLETTGHEVLKAVHPHPTMSEAVMEAVAAAYDEVIHI from the coding sequence ATGAGTAAATACGATATTATTGTTCTTGGAAGTGGTCCTGGTGGTTATGTAACGGCTATTAGAGCATCGCAGTTAGGTTTTAAAACTGCCATTGTTGAAAAAGAAAACCTTGGTGGTGTATGTTTAAATTGGGGATGTATTCCAACCAAAGCGTTACTAAAATCTGCCCAAGTATTTGAGTATCTTAAGCATGCTGAAGATTACGGACTAAAAGTTAAGGAAGCAGAACACGATTTTGATGCCGTTGTAAAACGTAGCCGTGGTGTTGCGGAAGGCATGAGCAAAGGTGTTCAGTTCTTAATGAAAAAGAATAAAATTGATGTTATTAACGGTTACGGAACACTTAAACCAGGTAAAAAGGTTGACGTAGACGGAACTGAATATAGCGCAGACCATATTATTATTGCAACCGGAGCACGTTCTCGCGAATTACCAAGTTTACCACAAGACGGTAAGAAAGTAATTGGATACAGAGAAGCAATGACTTTACCTGAACAACCAAAGAAAATGATTGTTGTTGGTTCGGGAGCTATCGGTGTGGAGTTTGCATACTTCTACAATTCTATGGGAACAGAAGTAACCATTGTTGAGTACTTACCAAACATTGTTCCTGTTGAAGACGAAGATGTATCTAAACAATTAGAGCGTTCATTCAAGAAAAGCGGAATTAATATTATGACCTCTGCTGAAGTAACTAAAGTTGATACTTCTGGTGATGGTGTTAAAGCTACTGTAAAAACGGCAAAAGGAGAAGAAGTTTTAGAAGCAGATATCATCTTAAGCGCTGTAGGTATAAAAACAAACATTGAAAACATCGGATTAGAAGATGTTGGTATTGTTGTAGACCGCGATAAAATATTAGTAAACAGTTTCTACCAAACTAACATTCCAGGTTACTACGCAATCGGAGACGTTACTCCTGGTCAGGCTTTAGCACACGTAGCTTCTGCTGAAGGTATTTTATGTGTTGAAAAAATTGCTGGACAACACGTTGAAGCTTTAGACTACGGAAATATTCCTGGGTGTACTTACGCTACTCCTGAAATTGCAAGCGTTGGTTTAACTGAAAAACAAGCTAAAGAAAAAGGATACGAGGTTAAAATCGGTAAGTTCCCATTCTCAGCTTCAGGAAAAGCAAGTGCTGGCGGAAATAAAGACGGATTTGTAAAAGTTATTTTCGATGCTAAATACGGTGAATGGTTAGGTTGCCATATGATTGGTGCTGGTGTTACCGATATGATTGCTGAAGCTGTTGTTGCCAGAAAATTAGAAACTACAGGTCATGAAGTATTAAAAGCAGTTCACCCTCACCCAACTATGAGTGAAGCGGTAATGGAAGCTGTTGCTGCTGCTTACGATGAAGTAATTCATATCTAA
- the aroQ gene encoding type II 3-dehydroquinate dehydratase: MKKLIIINGPNLNLLGKREPAIYGSLTFTEFFDTIKEKFEGVTLEYYQSNVEGEIINKLHEVGFSYDGVILNAGAYTHTSIGIGDAIKGIETPVVEVHISNTFGREEFRHQSYISPNAKGVILGFGLQSYELAIQSFI, from the coding sequence ATGAAAAAGCTAATAATTATTAATGGTCCGAATTTAAACCTATTAGGAAAACGCGAACCAGCCATTTACGGCAGTTTAACGTTTACCGAGTTTTTCGATACCATTAAAGAGAAATTTGAAGGCGTAACCTTAGAATATTATCAATCAAATGTTGAAGGTGAAATTATTAATAAATTACACGAGGTAGGATTTAGTTACGACGGTGTCATTTTAAACGCCGGAGCATATACACATACATCAATAGGTATTGGCGATGCGATTAAAGGCATTGAAACACCGGTGGTAGAAGTGCATATTTCTAATACGTTTGGGCGTGAGGAGTTCAGGCATCAATCGTATATTTCTCCTAATGCCAAAGGGGTTATTTTAGGCTTTGGTTTGCAAAGTTATGAACTAGCTATACAGAGTTTTATTTAG
- a CDS encoding TM2 domain-containing protein produces MKIKFLLTLLVTLVSYATSYASFPVKRTVTELAGSSTTTEVLTPIASAVGDNLVIGILLWFFLGWAAGHRWYYGKPILWNIVFIVTAMGLGVWWIIDLINMITGRF; encoded by the coding sequence ATGAAAATTAAATTTTTACTTACATTATTAGTGACTTTAGTTTCATACGCTACTAGTTACGCATCTTTTCCTGTAAAAAGAACAGTTACAGAATTAGCTGGCAGTTCGACAACCACTGAAGTTTTAACACCAATAGCTTCTGCTGTAGGTGATAATTTAGTGATTGGTATTTTATTATGGTTCTTCTTAGGATGGGCTGCAGGACACAGATGGTACTACGGAAAACCAATCCTTTGGAACATTGTATTCATTGTTACAGCGATGGGATTAGGTGTTTGGTGGATTATCGATTTAATTAACATGATTACTGGTAGATTCTAA
- the xerD gene encoding site-specific tyrosine recombinase XerD, with the protein MKWENALKDYQLYLKIERGLSQNSIDNYSLDIRKLIKYLEAHNDAISPIDIKTESIQQFIYETAKLVNARSQSRIISGLRSFFNYLVFEDYRETNPLDLIESPKIGRKLPDTLSEEEIDKLIGAIDLSKPEGERNRAILETLYGCGLRVSELINLKLSDLFFDEGFIKVTGKGDKQRFVPIVEVTQKYINIYRSEIRNHLLIQPGHEDTLFLNRRGKQLTRAMIFTIIKQLAEKIGLKKSISPHTFRHSFATHLLQNNADLRSIQLMLGHESITTTEIYVHLDKSHLTKVVEMYHPRK; encoded by the coding sequence ATGAAATGGGAAAACGCTTTAAAAGATTATCAGTTATATTTAAAAATAGAACGAGGGCTATCTCAAAACTCTATCGATAATTATTCTCTTGACATTAGAAAACTTATAAAGTATTTAGAAGCTCATAATGATGCTATTTCTCCTATAGATATAAAAACGGAAAGTATTCAGCAGTTTATTTATGAAACGGCAAAGCTAGTCAATGCCAGATCACAGTCTCGAATCATTTCCGGTTTACGTAGTTTTTTTAATTATCTAGTTTTTGAAGATTACCGTGAAACCAATCCGTTAGATCTTATTGAGTCTCCAAAAATAGGACGAAAACTTCCTGATACCTTATCTGAAGAAGAAATAGACAAACTTATTGGCGCCATAGATTTAAGTAAACCTGAAGGCGAACGTAACCGGGCCATTTTAGAAACCCTTTACGGCTGTGGTTTACGAGTTAGCGAACTCATCAATTTAAAACTTTCTGACTTATTCTTTGATGAAGGTTTTATTAAAGTAACAGGAAAAGGTGATAAACAACGTTTTGTCCCAATTGTTGAAGTCACTCAAAAATACATCAATATTTACCGTAGTGAAATTAGAAATCATCTCCTTATTCAACCCGGACATGAAGACACCTTGTTTTTAAATCGTCGTGGCAAACAATTAACGCGCGCTATGATTTTTACCATCATCAAACAGTTAGCCGAAAAAATTGGACTAAAGAAAAGTATTTCGCCACATACCTTCAGACATTCGTTTGCTACACATCTTTTACAAAATAACGCAGACTTACGTTCCATTCAACTCATGCTAGGTCACGAAAGCATTACAACCACCGAAATCTATGTGCATTTAGATAAAAGCCATTTAACTAAAGTGGTAGAAATGTATCATCCCAGAAAATAA
- the rny gene encoding ribonuclease Y: protein MDNSIILIAGGGVIGIAIGFVIAKVLEKNNASKLVKEAKKSAGLIIKEANSEGEAIKKDKILQAKEKFIELKSEHEKVILSRDKKMAEAEKRTRDKESQVSSELAKNKKLNESLDAKLKDYDHRLDVLDKKQEEIDRLHKSQVEQLEVISSLSAEEAKAQLVESLKGEARNDAMAYIQNALEEAKLTAEQEAKKVIINTIQRIGTEEAVDNCVSVFNIESDDVKGRIIGREGRNIRAIEAATGVEIIVDDTPEAIILSCFDAVRREVARLSLHKLVTDGRIHPARIEEVVQKTQKQIEQEIIEVGKRTVIDLGIHNLHPELIKMVGRMKYRSSYGQNLLQHSREVAKLCGVMAAELGLNPKLAKRAGLLHDIGKVPDAEADMETPHAILGMQWAEKFGEKEDVCNAIGAHHDEIEMKSLLAPIIQVCDAISGARPGARRQVLDSYIQRLKDLEDIAFGFNGVKKAYAIQAGRELRVIVESEKVDDQKAADLSFNISQKVQTDMTYPGQVKVTVIRETRAVNIAK from the coding sequence ATGGATAACTCAATTATATTAATTGCAGGAGGGGGAGTCATAGGGATAGCAATAGGTTTTGTTATTGCTAAGGTATTAGAAAAAAACAATGCATCTAAACTGGTAAAGGAAGCCAAGAAAAGTGCCGGTTTAATTATTAAAGAAGCTAATAGCGAAGGCGAAGCGATAAAAAAAGATAAAATTCTTCAGGCTAAAGAGAAATTTATCGAGCTTAAGTCTGAGCATGAAAAGGTGATTTTATCTCGTGATAAAAAAATGGCGGAAGCCGAGAAACGTACACGTGATAAAGAATCTCAGGTGTCTAGTGAATTAGCTAAAAACAAAAAACTTAACGAAAGTTTAGACGCTAAATTAAAGGATTACGATCACAGATTAGATGTTTTAGATAAAAAACAGGAAGAAATAGATCGCTTACACAAAAGCCAGGTAGAACAACTGGAAGTCATTTCAAGTTTATCGGCTGAAGAAGCTAAAGCACAGTTGGTGGAGTCTTTAAAAGGTGAAGCGAGAAACGATGCGATGGCTTATATTCAAAATGCTTTAGAGGAAGCTAAATTAACGGCTGAGCAGGAAGCTAAGAAAGTCATCATCAACACAATTCAGCGTATTGGTACAGAAGAGGCGGTTGACAACTGTGTATCTGTATTCAACATTGAATCAGACGATGTTAAAGGACGTATTATTGGTCGTGAAGGTCGTAATATTAGAGCTATTGAAGCAGCTACAGGAGTTGAAATTATTGTTGATGATACACCAGAAGCTATTATTCTTTCATGTTTTGATGCGGTACGTCGTGAGGTGGCACGTTTATCATTGCACAAATTGGTAACGGATGGGCGTATTCACCCAGCTCGTATTGAAGAAGTGGTTCAAAAAACACAGAAACAAATCGAGCAGGAAATTATCGAAGTTGGTAAACGTACAGTTATCGATTTAGGAATTCACAACTTACATCCGGAATTAATTAAGATGGTTGGTAGAATGAAATACCGTTCGTCTTACGGACAAAACCTGTTACAACACTCGCGTGAAGTTGCTAAACTTTGTGGGGTTATGGCTGCCGAACTTGGTTTAAATCCAAAATTAGCGAAACGCGCCGGTTTATTACATGATATAGGAAAAGTGCCGGATGCTGAAGCAGATATGGAAACGCCTCACGCTATTTTAGGTATGCAGTGGGCTGAGAAGTTCGGAGAGAAAGAAGATGTGTGTAACGCGATTGGAGCACACCACGACGAGATAGAAATGAAGTCTTTATTAGCGCCAATTATTCAGGTTTGTGATGCTATCTCAGGAGCAAGACCAGGGGCAAGACGTCAGGTGTTAGATAGCTATATTCAACGTCTTAAAGATCTTGAAGATATTGCTTTCGGATTTAACGGTGTTAAGAAAGCTTATGCTATTCAAGCGGGTAGAGAGTTACGTGTTATTGTTGAAAGTGAAAAAGTAGATGATCAAAAAGCTGCTGATTTATCATTCAACATATCTCAAAAAGTTCAAACGGATATGACCTATCCTGGTCAAGTTAAAGTAACGGTTATTAGAGAAACCAGAGCGGTAAATATTGCGAAGTAA
- a CDS encoding cell division protein ZapA — translation MSDKLKIKLSIANRVYPLNIDPSQEEGLRKAAKNIEAMIKQFEQSYSVRDKQDVLAMCALQFAAQVEQKSIDKEHVNEHVEDKLNALNDLLQSYLVS, via the coding sequence ATGTCAGACAAGCTTAAAATAAAGCTATCTATAGCAAATAGGGTATATCCTTTAAATATTGACCCAAGTCAGGAAGAAGGATTGCGTAAAGCAGCTAAGAATATCGAGGCAATGATTAAGCAATTTGAGCAAAGTTATTCTGTTCGAGATAAGCAGGATGTATTAGCGATGTGTGCGTTACAGTTTGCGGCTCAGGTGGAGCAGAAGTCTATTGATAAGGAGCATGTAAACGAACATGTTGAAGATAAATTAAATGCGTTAAACGATTTACTTCAATCTTATTTAGTCTCTTAG
- a CDS encoding M23 family metallopeptidase: MRLVLFLLTTFSLITQAQNNYPQDYFGNPLEVPLILSGTFAELRSNHFHSGLDIKTQQREGLRVISAADGFISRIKISHYGYGKALYITHPNGYTTVYAHLQKFAPEIETYVKKHQYEAESYEIELFPTADEIKVLKGEHVAYSGNTGGSGGPHLHFEIRNKEEHTLNPMLFGIDVADTTKPTVKSVYAYPLNDSSTVNNSNKKQKLRLIPLASGDYTTENIEAYGTIGIGVETNDRQNLAANSNGVYQIQSFLNGNQNFEINFQSFSFDESRNINQLIDYEHYTETKHRVQKLFNQNNNLSLYSPELNNGNLIIADSTNSIYKILILDFENNEAWVTVNIKGNKTSSVKTEEKTPYYIYANQSTNLKAGNVAVHFYPNTFYENFYIDFNVKNDTLTLHKDIIPTKNNFNINFNVSHFNDADKNKLFISRLVGRKNNYPVYTETKRVGDTLIANTKYLGSYTLTADTTNPTITAVNFKNEQWISNYRFLKLKIDDSGSGISNYRATINGKWILMEYEYKNKTLTFDFNDHVSTETKNNFKLIVTDNVGNSSTFESVFYRKN; the protein is encoded by the coding sequence ATGCGATTAGTCCTATTTCTACTTACAACTTTTTCTTTAATTACTCAGGCTCAGAATAATTACCCTCAGGATTATTTTGGCAATCCTTTAGAGGTGCCATTAATTCTTTCTGGAACCTTTGCTGAATTGCGATCAAACCACTTTCATTCCGGTTTAGATATAAAAACACAGCAGCGAGAAGGGTTGAGAGTTATCTCTGCTGCCGATGGTTTTATTAGTCGTATTAAAATTTCTCATTATGGCTATGGCAAAGCACTTTATATTACTCACCCTAACGGATACACAACAGTTTACGCACATTTACAAAAGTTTGCTCCAGAGATTGAAACTTATGTAAAAAAGCATCAATACGAAGCAGAATCTTATGAAATTGAATTATTCCCTACCGCCGACGAAATAAAAGTGTTAAAAGGAGAGCATGTGGCTTACAGTGGAAATACTGGTGGTTCTGGCGGACCACACCTGCATTTTGAAATTAGAAACAAAGAAGAACATACATTAAACCCCATGCTTTTTGGAATTGATGTCGCAGACACCACAAAACCAACTGTTAAGTCTGTTTACGCCTATCCGTTAAACGATTCTTCAACGGTAAATAATTCAAATAAAAAACAAAAACTTAGATTAATACCTCTGGCTTCAGGTGATTATACTACCGAAAACATTGAAGCCTACGGAACTATTGGGATTGGGGTCGAAACCAACGACAGACAAAATTTAGCAGCTAACTCTAATGGTGTTTATCAGATTCAATCGTTTTTAAACGGTAATCAGAATTTTGAAATCAATTTCCAATCGTTTTCTTTTGATGAGTCGCGAAACATTAATCAGCTTATCGATTATGAACATTACACAGAAACCAAACATCGTGTTCAAAAATTATTCAATCAAAACAATAACTTAAGTTTATATAGCCCGGAGTTAAACAACGGAAATTTAATTATTGCCGACAGCACAAACTCTATCTATAAAATTCTAATTTTAGATTTTGAAAATAATGAAGCCTGGGTTACAGTAAATATTAAAGGCAACAAAACCTCTTCTGTAAAAACCGAAGAAAAAACACCTTATTATATATACGCCAACCAAAGCACTAATTTAAAAGCTGGAAACGTAGCCGTTCACTTTTACCCCAATACATTTTACGAAAATTTCTATATCGATTTTAATGTAAAAAACGATACACTAACTTTACATAAAGATATTATTCCGACTAAGAATAATTTCAACATTAATTTTAATGTTAGTCATTTCAATGATGCAGATAAAAACAAGTTATTTATTTCCAGATTGGTCGGAAGAAAAAACAACTACCCTGTATATACCGAAACAAAAAGGGTTGGAGATACTTTAATTGCTAATACTAAATATCTGGGCTCTTATACCTTAACGGCAGATACCACAAACCCAACCATTACTGCTGTTAATTTTAAAAACGAACAATGGATAAGCAACTATCGCTTTTTAAAGTTAAAAATTGATGATTCCGGGTCTGGAATTTCAAATTACAGAGCAACTATAAATGGTAAGTGGATTTTAATGGAATATGAATATAAAAACAAAACACTAACTTTCGATTTTAACGATCATGTTTCAACGGAAACTAAAAATAATTTCAAACTTATAGTTACCGATAATGTTGGAAATAGTTCTACATTTGAGTCTGTATTCTATAGAAAAAACTAA
- a CDS encoding TonB-dependent receptor plug domain-containing protein, translating to MLEIVLHLSLYSIEKTKLPLKSKFYVITLLFFVVSISGISQTATIKGIILDDNNTPIPNVNIKWNTSGTTTNNNGFYIFNIPANQDISVEFTHLSYKKVASKFHLKNGEILEFNPVMNTATEQIATIIINNTSQREVEGIITLKPETIRKIPGANAGVENLLLTLPGVSNNNELSTQYSVRGGNYDENLVYVNGIEVYRPFLIRSGQQEGLSFVNTDLVQNVDFSAGGFQAKYGDKLSSVLDITYKTPYQFEVNTDLSLLGGSISVENISKDSKFTGIAGIRYRDNSLLVDEKETETNYQPSFADIQTYLTYKFSNKFHLSFLGNASINKYNYQPETRQTNFGTFSNPIALLVFYEGQEKDQYRTFFGAFKGTYFANDNLNLNLLASTYHTTEEEYFDILAQYRLGEVNTDIGGENLGEVEYSRGIGSQLNHGRNDLDALISNFEHKGDYKINNNRFEWSVKYTHEDIRDRLIEWEVIDSAGFSIRPPKTSPNEQPYVAYSGPLEAFQNVRSVNKTQIDRIQAYLQWSKRSTIGSSDVWYNAGVRAHNWSVNGMGIEKTNQTVFSPRAQFAIKPDWKKDMLFRVATGLYYQPPFYRELRDANGVVQPNVKAQQSYHIVLGNDYSFKMWDRPFKLTSEAYYKNLNDVNTYTLENVRIRYRASNNAKAYAYGLDMRLNGEFVPGTESWFSFGYLKTEENIDERGYIARPTDQRLKFAALFQDYVPNVPNLKVYLNLVYNTGLPGGSPSYADVYEYQNRLPDYKRADLGLQFVLVDANKQFNSGWKKPFKALSFGFEIYNMFDVQNSITNTWVRDVYTKRQYGIPNYLTPRVFNVRTTMKF from the coding sequence ATGTTGGAAATAGTTCTACATTTGAGTCTGTATTCTATAGAAAAAACTAAATTACCTTTGAAAAGCAAATTTTACGTTATTACCCTTCTGTTTTTTGTTGTATCAATTTCTGGTATATCTCAAACAGCAACAATAAAAGGAATCATTTTAGACGATAACAATACTCCTATTCCTAACGTAAATATTAAATGGAATACCAGCGGAACCACCACCAATAATAATGGATTCTACATTTTTAATATACCGGCGAATCAAGATATATCGGTTGAATTCACTCACCTGTCTTATAAAAAGGTAGCAAGCAAATTTCATCTTAAAAATGGTGAAATACTTGAATTCAACCCGGTAATGAATACAGCAACCGAGCAAATTGCAACGATAATTATCAATAATACAAGTCAAAGAGAGGTTGAAGGTATCATCACTTTAAAACCGGAAACGATTCGAAAAATCCCGGGAGCAAACGCCGGTGTCGAGAACCTGCTTTTAACCCTTCCGGGGGTTAGCAATAATAATGAACTGAGTACACAGTATTCCGTACGAGGTGGTAATTACGACGAAAATCTTGTTTATGTAAATGGTATTGAAGTTTACAGACCTTTTTTAATTCGTTCCGGGCAACAGGAAGGATTAAGTTTCGTGAATACAGATTTAGTACAAAACGTCGATTTCTCAGCCGGTGGATTTCAAGCTAAATACGGAGACAAATTATCATCGGTTTTAGATATCACTTACAAAACACCTTATCAATTTGAAGTTAATACAGATTTAAGTTTATTAGGCGGAAGCATATCCGTTGAAAACATTAGTAAAGATTCAAAGTTTACAGGTATCGCTGGTATACGTTATCGCGACAACAGCTTGTTGGTAGATGAAAAAGAAACAGAAACGAATTATCAGCCTTCGTTTGCTGATATTCAAACCTATTTAACTTATAAATTCTCAAATAAATTTCATTTAAGCTTTTTAGGAAATGCTTCCATAAACAAATACAACTATCAACCCGAAACACGCCAAACGAACTTCGGTACATTTAGCAACCCAATAGCACTTTTGGTGTTTTACGAAGGACAGGAAAAAGATCAGTATCGTACCTTTTTCGGCGCTTTTAAAGGCACCTATTTCGCTAACGATAATTTGAATTTAAATTTATTAGCCTCAACCTATCATACCACGGAAGAAGAGTATTTTGATATCTTAGCACAGTACAGATTAGGTGAAGTAAATACGGATATAGGTGGTGAAAATCTTGGTGAAGTTGAGTATAGCCGCGGTATTGGAAGTCAGCTAAATCACGGACGAAACGATTTAGATGCCTTAATAAGTAATTTTGAGCACAAAGGGGATTATAAGATTAATAACAATAGATTTGAATGGTCTGTAAAATATACCCATGAAGATATTCGCGACCGATTAATTGAATGGGAAGTTATCGATTCGGCAGGGTTTTCTATTCGTCCGCCAAAAACATCACCAAACGAACAACCTTATGTTGCGTATTCAGGACCATTGGAGGCTTTTCAGAATGTAAGAAGCGTAAATAAAACACAAATAGACCGTATACAAGCCTATTTACAATGGAGTAAACGTAGCACTATTGGGTCCAGCGATGTTTGGTACAATGCTGGAGTAAGAGCCCATAACTGGTCGGTTAACGGTATGGGTATTGAAAAAACTAACCAAACTGTTTTTAGCCCAAGAGCTCAATTTGCAATAAAACCAGACTGGAAAAAAGATATGCTGTTTAGAGTGGCTACTGGATTATATTACCAGCCTCCTTTTTACAGAGAACTTCGTGATGCCAACGGCGTGGTTCAACCTAACGTTAAAGCTCAACAATCGTATCATATTGTATTAGGAAATGATTACAGTTTTAAAATGTGGGATCGCCCGTTTAAACTAACTTCCGAAGCTTACTATAAAAATCTGAATGACGTTAACACCTATACCCTTGAAAACGTTCGCATTCGCTACCGTGCTTCAAACAATGCCAAAGCTTATGCTTATGGACTGGATATGCGTTTAAATGGTGAATTTGTGCCCGGAACAGAATCTTGGTTCAGCTTTGGATATTTAAAGACTGAAGAGAATATCGATGAACGTGGTTATATTGCCAGACCCACCGATCAACGTTTGAAATTTGCTGCTTTATTTCAGGATTATGTACCAAACGTCCCTAATTTAAAAGTGTATTTAAATTTAGTATATAATACAGGATTACCAGGTGGGTCCCCGAGCTATGCCGATGTTTACGAATACCAAAACCGATTACCGGATTATAAACGTGCCGATTTAGGCTTACAGTTTGTTTTAGTTGATGCAAATAAACAATTTAACAGTGGCTGGAAAAAACCATTTAAAGCACTGTCTTTTGGTTTCGAAATTTACAACATGTTCGATGTGCAAAATTCCATCACCAACACTTGGGTACGAGATGTATATACTAAAAGACAATATGGTATTCCTAATTATTTAACACCAAGAGTATTTAATGTGAGAACAACTATGAAGTTTTAA